A genomic region of Pseudorca crassidens isolate mPseCra1 chromosome 10, mPseCra1.hap1, whole genome shotgun sequence contains the following coding sequences:
- the LOC137231729 gene encoding histone H2A type 1 gives MSGRGKQGGKARAKAKTRSSRAGLQFPVGRVHRLLRKGNYAERVGAGAPVYLAAVLEYLTAEILELAGNAARDNKKTRIIPRHLQLAIRNDEELNKLLGKVTIAQGGVLPNIQAVLLPKKTESHHKAKGK, from the coding sequence ATGTCCGGACGAGGCAAACAAGGGGGCAAGGCTCGCGCCAAGGCTAAGACTCGCTCTTCGCGGGCCGGGCTCCAGTTTCCCGTGGGCCGAGTGCACCGCCTGCTCCGTAAGGGCAACTACGCCGAGCGGGTCGGGGCCGGCGCGCCGGTGTACCTGGCGGCGGTGCTGGAGTACCTGACGGCCGAGATCCTGGAGCTGGCGGGTAACGCGGCCCGCGACAACAAGAAGACGCGCATCATCCCGCGCCACCTGCAGCTGGCCATCCGCAACGACGAGGAGCTCAACAAGCTGCTGGGTAAAGTCACCATCGCGCAGGGTGGGGTCCTGCCCAACATCCAGGCCGTGCTGCTGCCCAAGAAGACTGAGAGCCACCACAAGGCCAAAGGCAAATAG
- the LOC137231725 gene encoding histone H3.1: protein MARTKQTARKSTGGKAPRKQLATKAARKSAPATGGVKKPHRYRPGTVALREIRRYQKSTELLIRKLPFQRLVREIAQDFKTDLRFQSSAVMALQEACEAYLVGLFEDTNLCAIHAKRVTIMPKDIQLARRIRGERA, encoded by the coding sequence ATGGCTCGCACTAAGCAGACCGCTCGCAAGTCCACCGGCGGCAAGGCGCCACGTAAACAGCTGGCCACCAAGGCGGCCCGCAAGAGCGCGCCGGCCACGGGCGGCGTGAAGAAGCCGCACCGCTACCGGCCCGGCACGGTGGCCCTGCGCGAGATCCGCCGCTACCAGAAGTCCACGGAGCTGCTGATCCGCAAGCTGCCGTTCCAGCGCCTGGTGCGCGAGATCGCGCAGGACTTCAAGACCGACCTGCGCTTCCAGAGTTCTGCCGTGATGGCGCTGCAGGAGGCGTGCGAGGCCTATCTGGTGGGACTCTTCGAGGACACCAACCTGTGTGCCATCCACGCCAAGCGCGTCACCATCATGCCTAAGGACATCCAGCTTGCCCGCCGCATCCGCGGGGAGAGGGCGTGA
- the LOC137231731 gene encoding histone H2A type 1-H: MSGRGKQGGKARAKAKTRSSRAGLQFPVGRVHRLLRKGNYAERVGAGAPVYLAAVLEYLTAEILELAGNAARDNKKTRIIPRHLQLAIRNDEELNKLLGKVTIAQGGVLPNIQAVLLPKKTESHHKAK; encoded by the coding sequence ATGTCTGGGCGAGGCAAACAAGGCGGCAAGGCTCGTGCCAAGGCTAAGACCCGGTCTTCGCGGGCTGGGCTTCAGTTCCCCGTGGGCCGAGTGCACCGTCTGCTCCGCAAAGGCAATTACGCTGAGCGGGTCGGGGCTGGCGCTCCGGTGTACTTGGCGGCGGTGCTAGAGTACCTGACAGCCGAGATCCTGGAGCTGGCGGGTAACGCGGCCCGCGACAACAAGAAGACGCGTATCATCCCGCGTCACCTACAGCTGGCTATCCGCAACGACGAGGAGCTCAATAAGCTGTTGGGTAAAGTCACAATCGCGCAGGGCGGCGTCCTGCCCAACATCCAGGCCGTGCTGCTGCCCAAGAAGACCGAGAGCCACCACAAGGCCAAGTAG
- the LOC137231735 gene encoding histone H2B type 1-L-like — protein MPEFAKSTPAPKKGSKKAVTKAQKKNGKKRKRSRKESYSVYVYKVLKQVHPDTGISSKAMGIMNSFVNDIFERIAGEASRLAHYNKRSTITSREIQTAVRLLLPGELAKHAVSEGTKAVTKYTSSK, from the coding sequence ATGCCTGAGTTTGCCAAGTCCACTCCTGCCCCGAAGAAGGGTTCCAAGAAGGCGGTGACCAAGGcccagaaaaaaaatggtaagaaGCGCAAGCGCAGCCGCAAGGAAAGTTACTCGGTGTACGTCTACAAGGTGCTGAAGCAGGTCCACCCGGACACCGGTATCTCGTCTAAAGCCATGGGCATCATGAATTCGTTCGTTAACGACATTTTCGAGCGCATCGCGGGCGAGGCGTCGCGCTTGGCGCATTACAACAAGCGCTCGACCATCACCTCCAGGGAGATCCAGACGGCCGTGCGCCTGCTGCTGCCCGGCGAGCTGGCCAAGCACGCCGTGTCTGAGGGCACCAAGGCTGTCACCAAGTACACCAGCTCCAAGTGA